In one window of Toxotes jaculatrix isolate fToxJac2 chromosome 10, fToxJac2.pri, whole genome shotgun sequence DNA:
- the pcdh12 gene encoding protocadherin-12 isoform X1, protein MLLALLLVLSLCSVACSSEPSSITVQYRVWEEQPVGTQVGRLVDDLRQRDEGGPLEDFQVVEHGKALPFSVSARDGVISTQGRLDREELCRGSDLCEVAFSVLYRKSGAVNCLRVRVEVMDLNDHSPSFPSPLQEVEISETASLRMRIPLDRAVDPDAGPNSLQTYSLSVNQHFALDVTVGPDGTKQAELVVIKELDREVQASFNLTLVAWDKGNPPRSGSTLVRVNIQDSNDNSPTFEDSSPTVELPEDTARGTTIINLKATDPDQGANGEVVYSLSKHTRAEVQRLFYVDPQSGAVSLRAPLDYEAHTSYEVIVQARDRGPNAIPSHCKLHVKLRDVNDNAPRIHMTWTPPNSPVATVLEGALDDTFLALVMVSDADSGENGRVRAHIQQGSGPFRLKRIPGNNYMIVTNGSLDREKVMQYNITLVAQDYGDPPLSCIKHLPVHVLDENDNAPVFSSSLYKASFKENNVAGYHALKVEAQDIDLDLSGRVSYYIHNSNEMESKTHTFSIHPTSGVISIQRPLDYEESHTYSFTVEAIDHGYPPLTSTTTVQVDIEDENDNYPVIMEPKPRKGVASLSVPVNADKGEIVTELGNDMEEVSTAFPISQPVREGIVGFLASTIKAEDPDSGLNGELQYLITDGNPYGLFWLDHVTGQLFVNTTNATELIGKTFKVDVTVSDMGTPSLSTKVTLEVTFINLKDHLKNSSPGNRGQLSFTMMMAICLGATCLLLLLAIALVTTFCRPEKRDNRAYNCRQAESTYTRHPRRPQKNIRKSDIQLIPVIRGRKEEPPEDDSEAQPLAPPPAMSDDQQTERQYTLTPSVMNTGFHSQGYSEVDATHSVNHHCRTLRKPGNIELDGTLPLTPATSYRTLRKARNPSSSSSVSHSSTLKRQAHPEGAETESACSESQATLRRPKTSEGRGGHDAEHRQMLRNLVRLSMAAFGDSIELSSASPEVQQISQLLSLLRQGQLQPRPNFRGNKYSHRRYGGQDCSDWQSTKDSGHGESEAGDVDWEPGRDSPIDPQLEEGLSNLLNNPDDVFSEANDPAWVARLSLPLTGDYHDNVFVPSGPPSTETELLPRDGLDSSSFSTFGKTPEKDSPLGGALLSEVSTLFEMLMTQKADAHPGPRPDVLYRLSAAYRRSLGLDGTATPAAGNAPRSSGNTEKRSGLVAPSGLCQ, encoded by the exons ATGTTGCTGGCTCTGCTTCTGGTTCTGAGTCTTTGCTCTGTGGCCTGCTCCTCTGAGCCGTCATCAATAACTGTCCAGTACCGGGTTTGGGAGGAGCAGCCGGTGGGAACCCAGGTCGGCCGGCTGGTGGACGACCTCCGGCAGAGGGACGAAGGTGGTCCCCTGGAGGATTTCCAGGTAGTGGAACATGGAAAAGcccttcctttctctgtcaGCGCTCGAGACGGGGTCATCTCCACCCAAGGCCGACTGGACAGGGAGGAGCTGTGCCGGGGGTCGGACCTGTGTGAGGTGGCCTTCAGCGTCCTCTACAGGAAAAGCGGTGCTGTGAACTGCCTGAGGGTTCGTGTGGAGGTGATGGACCTGAACGACCACAGTCCCAGTTTCCCCAGTCCACTGCAGGAAGTGGAGATCTCAGAGACGGCCAGCCTCAGAATGCGAATCCCTCTGGACCGGGCTGTGGATCCTGATGCAGGGCCCAACAGTCTCCAGACCTATTCTCTGTCCGTTAACCAACATTTCGCTCTGGATGTGACTGTTGGTCCAGATGGGACTAAACAAGCAGAGCTGGTGGTTATTAAAGAACTGGATCGGGAGGTTCAGGCCTCCTTCAACCTCACTCTTGTGGCTTGGGATAAAGGGAACCCCCCCAGATCTGGGAGCACATTAGTCCGTGTTAATATTCAGGACTCAAATGATAACAGCCCGACATTTGAGGACAGCAGTCCCACTGTGGAGCTACCTGAGGATACAGCCCGTGGGACAACCATCATAAACCTCAAGGCCACTGACCCAGACCAGGGTGCCAATGGGGAGGTGGTGTACTCACTCAgtaaacacacacgtgcagagGTTCAGAGACTCTTCTATGTGGATCCACAAAGTGGAGCAGTGAGTCTCAGAGCACCCTTGGACTATGAAGCCCACACCTCTTATGAAGTGATTGTTCAGGCCCGTGATCGTGGGCCCAATGCTATCCCCTCACACTGCAAACTACATGTCAAGCTTAGAGATGTTAATGATAACGCACCAAGGATACACATGACCTGGACTCCACCCAACTCACCCGTGGCAACTGTGCTAGAAGGAGCACTGGACGACACTTTTCTTGCTCTGGTCATGGTCTCTGATGCAGATTCAGGAGAAAATGGAAGAGTGAGAGCACATATTCAGCAAGGATCTGGCCCTTTCCGCCTTAAACGGATCCCCGGTAACAATTACATGATTGTAACCAATGGCAGCCTGGATCGAGAAAAGGTTATGCAGTATAACATCACGCTCGTTGCCCAGGATTATGGAGATCCTCCACTGTCTTGTATTAAACATCTGCCTGTCCATGTTCTGGATGAGAACGACAATGCCCCAgtgttctcctcctccctctatAAGGCTTCCTTCAAGGAGAACAATGTTGCTGGCTATCATGCTCTCAAAGTTGAAGCCCAAGATATTGACCTGGACCTCAGTGGAAGAGTGTCCTACTACATACACAACTCCAATGAGATGGAAAGTAAAACACATactttttccatccatccaaccaGTGGTGTCATAAGCATCCAGCGCCCACTGGACTATGAGGAATCCCATACCTACTCCTTCACGGTTGAGGCCATCGACCATGGTTATCCGCCTCTCACCAGCACCACCACTGTGCAAGTTGACATTGAGGATGAGAATGACAACTACCCAGTCATCATGGAGCCAAAACCCagaaagggtgtggcctctttAAGTGTACCTGTCAATGCAGACAAAGGGGAGATAGTGACAGAGCTGGGGAATGACATGGAGGAGGTATCGACTGCTTTTCCAATTAGTCAGCCAGTCAGAGAGGGGATTGTTGGATTCCTTGCATCCACCATAAAGGCAGAAGATCCAGACTCAGGGCTCAATGGAGAACTTCAGTACCTCATTACTGATGGAAACCCCTACGGACTCTTTTGGTTGGATCATGTGACAGGCCAGTTGTTTGTTAACACCACAAATGCCACTGAGCTCATCGGGAAAACCTTTAAGGTGGACGTAACTGTATCAGACATGGGCACTCCCAGCCTGTCCACCAAGGTGACTCTGGAGGTGACTTTCATCAACCTCAAGGACCATCTGAAGAACTCGTCACCTGGTAACCGTGGACAGCTAAGCTTCACCATGATGATGGCGATCTGCCTGGGTGCTACATGTTTGCTACTACTGTTGGCCATTGCTTTGGTGACAACGTTCTGCCGCCCTGAGAAACGAGACAACCGGGCTTACAACTGCAGACAGGCCGAATCAACCTACACCCGCCATCCCCGGCGTCCACAGAAGAACATCAGAAAGTCCGACATTCAGCTAATTCCCGTTATCCGGGGGCGAAAGGAGGAGCCTCCTGAGGATGACAGTGAAGCCCAGCCACTAGCTCCGCCTCCAGCAATGTCAGACGATCAACAAACTGAGCGACAGTACACATTGACCCCATCAGTCATGAACACAGGTTTCCACTCCCAAGGCTACTCAGAAGTGGATGCCACTCACTCtgtcaaccatcactgcagaaCCCTTCGGAAACCTGGAAACATTGAACTTGATGGCACTTTGCCTCTGACGCCCGCCACATCTTACCGGACTCTTCGGAAGGCCAGGAacccttcctcatcctcctcagtcTCACATTCAAGCACCTTAAAGCGCCAAGCTCACCCTGAAGGAGCGGAGACAGAGTCGGCCTGTTCAGAGTCCCAGGCGACTCTCAGGAGGCCGAAGACCTCAGAGGGACGAGGGGGGCATGACGCAGAACACCGGCAGATGCTTCGAAACCTGGTTCGACTGTCCATGGCTGCGTTTGGAGACTCCATCGAGCTTTCCTCAGCTTCTCCAGAGGTGCAG caGATCTCCcagctcctctccctcctccggCAGGGTCAGCTGCAGCCAAGGCCAAACTTCCGGGGGAACAAATATTCTCATCGCAG ATATGGAGGCCAGGACTGTTCTGACTGGCAGAGCACGAAAGACAGTGGACACGGTGAAAGTGAGGCTGGAGATGTGGACTGGGAACCAGGAAGAGACTCACCCATAGACCCACAGCTGGAGGAGGGGCTCAGCAACCTTCTCAACAAccctg atgaCGTCTTCTCAGAGGCCAATGATCCGGCCTGGGTAGCTAGACTCTCTCTCCCGCTCACCGGCGATTACCATGACAATGTTTTTGTCCCCAGTGGGCCTCCGTCCACTGAAACTGAGCTTCTTCCCCGGGATGGCCTGGACTCCTCATCGTTCTCTACCTTTG gtAAAACCCCAGAGAAGGACAGCCCGCTGGGCGGGGCCCTCCTGTCTGAGGTCAGCACGCTGTTTGAGATGCTGATGACGCAGAAGGCTGATGCCCATCCGGGCCCTCGACCTGACGTCCTGTACCGACTCTCTGCGGCGTATCGGCGCTCGCTGGGCCTGGATGGCACTGCCACTCCCGCTGCAGGCAACGCACCGAGAAGCTCTGGGAACACTGAGAAGAGGTCGGGCCTGGTGGCACCATCGGGACTGTGTCAATAA
- the pcdh12 gene encoding protocadherin-12 isoform X2, with protein sequence MLLALLLVLSLCSVACSSEPSSITVQYRVWEEQPVGTQVGRLVDDLRQRDEGGPLEDFQVVEHGKALPFSVSARDGVISTQGRLDREELCRGSDLCEVAFSVLYRKSGAVNCLRVRVEVMDLNDHSPSFPSPLQEVEISETASLRMRIPLDRAVDPDAGPNSLQTYSLSVNQHFALDVTVGPDGTKQAELVVIKELDREVQASFNLTLVAWDKGNPPRSGSTLVRVNIQDSNDNSPTFEDSSPTVELPEDTARGTTIINLKATDPDQGANGEVVYSLSKHTRAEVQRLFYVDPQSGAVSLRAPLDYEAHTSYEVIVQARDRGPNAIPSHCKLHVKLRDVNDNAPRIHMTWTPPNSPVATVLEGALDDTFLALVMVSDADSGENGRVRAHIQQGSGPFRLKRIPGNNYMIVTNGSLDREKVMQYNITLVAQDYGDPPLSCIKHLPVHVLDENDNAPVFSSSLYKASFKENNVAGYHALKVEAQDIDLDLSGRVSYYIHNSNEMESKTHTFSIHPTSGVISIQRPLDYEESHTYSFTVEAIDHGYPPLTSTTTVQVDIEDENDNYPVIMEPKPRKGVASLSVPVNADKGEIVTELGNDMEEVSTAFPISQPVREGIVGFLASTIKAEDPDSGLNGELQYLITDGNPYGLFWLDHVTGQLFVNTTNATELIGKTFKVDVTVSDMGTPSLSTKVTLEVTFINLKDHLKNSSPGNRGQLSFTMMMAICLGATCLLLLLAIALVTTFCRPEKRDNRAYNCRQAESTYTRHPRRPQKNIRKSDIQLIPVIRGRKEEPPEDDSEAQPLAPPPAMSDDQQTERQYTLTPSVMNTGFHSQGYSEVDATHSVNHHCRTLRKPGNIELDGTLPLTPATSYRTLRKARNPSSSSSVSHSSTLKRQAHPEGAETESACSESQATLRRPKTSEGRGGHDAEHRQMLRNLVRLSMAAFGDSIELSSASPEVQISQLLSLLRQGQLQPRPNFRGNKYSHRRYGGQDCSDWQSTKDSGHGESEAGDVDWEPGRDSPIDPQLEEGLSNLLNNPDDVFSEANDPAWVARLSLPLTGDYHDNVFVPSGPPSTETELLPRDGLDSSSFSTFGKTPEKDSPLGGALLSEVSTLFEMLMTQKADAHPGPRPDVLYRLSAAYRRSLGLDGTATPAAGNAPRSSGNTEKRSGLVAPSGLCQ encoded by the exons ATGTTGCTGGCTCTGCTTCTGGTTCTGAGTCTTTGCTCTGTGGCCTGCTCCTCTGAGCCGTCATCAATAACTGTCCAGTACCGGGTTTGGGAGGAGCAGCCGGTGGGAACCCAGGTCGGCCGGCTGGTGGACGACCTCCGGCAGAGGGACGAAGGTGGTCCCCTGGAGGATTTCCAGGTAGTGGAACATGGAAAAGcccttcctttctctgtcaGCGCTCGAGACGGGGTCATCTCCACCCAAGGCCGACTGGACAGGGAGGAGCTGTGCCGGGGGTCGGACCTGTGTGAGGTGGCCTTCAGCGTCCTCTACAGGAAAAGCGGTGCTGTGAACTGCCTGAGGGTTCGTGTGGAGGTGATGGACCTGAACGACCACAGTCCCAGTTTCCCCAGTCCACTGCAGGAAGTGGAGATCTCAGAGACGGCCAGCCTCAGAATGCGAATCCCTCTGGACCGGGCTGTGGATCCTGATGCAGGGCCCAACAGTCTCCAGACCTATTCTCTGTCCGTTAACCAACATTTCGCTCTGGATGTGACTGTTGGTCCAGATGGGACTAAACAAGCAGAGCTGGTGGTTATTAAAGAACTGGATCGGGAGGTTCAGGCCTCCTTCAACCTCACTCTTGTGGCTTGGGATAAAGGGAACCCCCCCAGATCTGGGAGCACATTAGTCCGTGTTAATATTCAGGACTCAAATGATAACAGCCCGACATTTGAGGACAGCAGTCCCACTGTGGAGCTACCTGAGGATACAGCCCGTGGGACAACCATCATAAACCTCAAGGCCACTGACCCAGACCAGGGTGCCAATGGGGAGGTGGTGTACTCACTCAgtaaacacacacgtgcagagGTTCAGAGACTCTTCTATGTGGATCCACAAAGTGGAGCAGTGAGTCTCAGAGCACCCTTGGACTATGAAGCCCACACCTCTTATGAAGTGATTGTTCAGGCCCGTGATCGTGGGCCCAATGCTATCCCCTCACACTGCAAACTACATGTCAAGCTTAGAGATGTTAATGATAACGCACCAAGGATACACATGACCTGGACTCCACCCAACTCACCCGTGGCAACTGTGCTAGAAGGAGCACTGGACGACACTTTTCTTGCTCTGGTCATGGTCTCTGATGCAGATTCAGGAGAAAATGGAAGAGTGAGAGCACATATTCAGCAAGGATCTGGCCCTTTCCGCCTTAAACGGATCCCCGGTAACAATTACATGATTGTAACCAATGGCAGCCTGGATCGAGAAAAGGTTATGCAGTATAACATCACGCTCGTTGCCCAGGATTATGGAGATCCTCCACTGTCTTGTATTAAACATCTGCCTGTCCATGTTCTGGATGAGAACGACAATGCCCCAgtgttctcctcctccctctatAAGGCTTCCTTCAAGGAGAACAATGTTGCTGGCTATCATGCTCTCAAAGTTGAAGCCCAAGATATTGACCTGGACCTCAGTGGAAGAGTGTCCTACTACATACACAACTCCAATGAGATGGAAAGTAAAACACATactttttccatccatccaaccaGTGGTGTCATAAGCATCCAGCGCCCACTGGACTATGAGGAATCCCATACCTACTCCTTCACGGTTGAGGCCATCGACCATGGTTATCCGCCTCTCACCAGCACCACCACTGTGCAAGTTGACATTGAGGATGAGAATGACAACTACCCAGTCATCATGGAGCCAAAACCCagaaagggtgtggcctctttAAGTGTACCTGTCAATGCAGACAAAGGGGAGATAGTGACAGAGCTGGGGAATGACATGGAGGAGGTATCGACTGCTTTTCCAATTAGTCAGCCAGTCAGAGAGGGGATTGTTGGATTCCTTGCATCCACCATAAAGGCAGAAGATCCAGACTCAGGGCTCAATGGAGAACTTCAGTACCTCATTACTGATGGAAACCCCTACGGACTCTTTTGGTTGGATCATGTGACAGGCCAGTTGTTTGTTAACACCACAAATGCCACTGAGCTCATCGGGAAAACCTTTAAGGTGGACGTAACTGTATCAGACATGGGCACTCCCAGCCTGTCCACCAAGGTGACTCTGGAGGTGACTTTCATCAACCTCAAGGACCATCTGAAGAACTCGTCACCTGGTAACCGTGGACAGCTAAGCTTCACCATGATGATGGCGATCTGCCTGGGTGCTACATGTTTGCTACTACTGTTGGCCATTGCTTTGGTGACAACGTTCTGCCGCCCTGAGAAACGAGACAACCGGGCTTACAACTGCAGACAGGCCGAATCAACCTACACCCGCCATCCCCGGCGTCCACAGAAGAACATCAGAAAGTCCGACATTCAGCTAATTCCCGTTATCCGGGGGCGAAAGGAGGAGCCTCCTGAGGATGACAGTGAAGCCCAGCCACTAGCTCCGCCTCCAGCAATGTCAGACGATCAACAAACTGAGCGACAGTACACATTGACCCCATCAGTCATGAACACAGGTTTCCACTCCCAAGGCTACTCAGAAGTGGATGCCACTCACTCtgtcaaccatcactgcagaaCCCTTCGGAAACCTGGAAACATTGAACTTGATGGCACTTTGCCTCTGACGCCCGCCACATCTTACCGGACTCTTCGGAAGGCCAGGAacccttcctcatcctcctcagtcTCACATTCAAGCACCTTAAAGCGCCAAGCTCACCCTGAAGGAGCGGAGACAGAGTCGGCCTGTTCAGAGTCCCAGGCGACTCTCAGGAGGCCGAAGACCTCAGAGGGACGAGGGGGGCATGACGCAGAACACCGGCAGATGCTTCGAAACCTGGTTCGACTGTCCATGGCTGCGTTTGGAGACTCCATCGAGCTTTCCTCAGCTTCTCCAGAGGTGCAG ATCTCCcagctcctctccctcctccggCAGGGTCAGCTGCAGCCAAGGCCAAACTTCCGGGGGAACAAATATTCTCATCGCAG ATATGGAGGCCAGGACTGTTCTGACTGGCAGAGCACGAAAGACAGTGGACACGGTGAAAGTGAGGCTGGAGATGTGGACTGGGAACCAGGAAGAGACTCACCCATAGACCCACAGCTGGAGGAGGGGCTCAGCAACCTTCTCAACAAccctg atgaCGTCTTCTCAGAGGCCAATGATCCGGCCTGGGTAGCTAGACTCTCTCTCCCGCTCACCGGCGATTACCATGACAATGTTTTTGTCCCCAGTGGGCCTCCGTCCACTGAAACTGAGCTTCTTCCCCGGGATGGCCTGGACTCCTCATCGTTCTCTACCTTTG gtAAAACCCCAGAGAAGGACAGCCCGCTGGGCGGGGCCCTCCTGTCTGAGGTCAGCACGCTGTTTGAGATGCTGATGACGCAGAAGGCTGATGCCCATCCGGGCCCTCGACCTGACGTCCTGTACCGACTCTCTGCGGCGTATCGGCGCTCGCTGGGCCTGGATGGCACTGCCACTCCCGCTGCAGGCAACGCACCGAGAAGCTCTGGGAACACTGAGAAGAGGTCGGGCCTGGTGGCACCATCGGGACTGTGTCAATAA